A genomic segment from Hoeflea prorocentri encodes:
- a CDS encoding ABC transporter ATP-binding protein translates to MSLLTITNLGMNFDGFQALNAVDLTLSEGEKHAIIGPNGAGKTTFFNCITRHLKPTTGSVTYWDSELTVLKPHQIVKLGIARSFQRINIYPELTVFENVQVALIADHGQIFNMIRPGASLYRDEVARMLELVSLSDDADAMAGVMSYGKQKQLELAVALASEPDLLLLDEPTAGMSPQETIDSITLIGKIAEARKLTLLFTEHDMNVVFSIADRLSVLHHGELIATGRPDEIRQNPEVRRIYLGEHADNAA, encoded by the coding sequence ATGAGCCTACTGACGATTACCAATCTTGGGATGAACTTTGACGGCTTCCAGGCATTAAATGCCGTCGACCTCACACTGTCAGAGGGCGAGAAGCATGCGATCATCGGGCCGAACGGGGCCGGCAAGACGACATTTTTCAACTGCATTACGCGGCATCTGAAACCGACGACGGGATCCGTTACTTATTGGGACAGCGAGCTCACGGTGTTGAAGCCGCATCAAATTGTGAAGCTTGGTATCGCGCGGTCGTTCCAGCGCATCAACATTTACCCCGAATTGACGGTGTTTGAGAATGTACAGGTCGCGTTGATCGCGGATCACGGGCAAATCTTCAATATGATACGCCCCGGCGCTTCCCTTTACCGCGATGAAGTCGCGCGGATGCTGGAACTTGTCAGTCTGAGCGATGATGCGGACGCGATGGCCGGCGTTATGTCCTACGGCAAGCAAAAACAACTCGAGCTGGCAGTCGCGCTTGCGTCGGAGCCTGATCTTTTGCTTCTGGACGAGCCGACAGCCGGTATGTCACCGCAAGAGACAATCGACAGCATTACACTGATTGGCAAGATTGCGGAAGCGCGCAAGCTAACGCTGCTCTTTACTGAGCATGACATGAATGTCGTGTTCTCCATCGCCGACCGGCTTTCGGTCCTGCATCATGGAGAGTTGATCGCGACAGGCCGACCTGACGAGATACGGCAAAACCCGGAAGTGCGCCGGATCTATCTTGGGGAGCATGCCGACAATGCTGCTTGA
- a CDS encoding ABC transporter ATP-binding protein: protein MLLEVDTIRTSYGISEVLFGLSFHVAEGEVVGLLGRNGVGKSTTMRSIVGLTPPHAGEIRWRGKRIDGRPTYDIARNGVGFVPEDRRIFPELTVWENLDIARRASASGEGWTEAKVFALFPDLERIQGRKGGFLSGGQQQMLAIARALLGNPELLLLDEPSEGLAPLVVADLRDQIATLKEQGLSVVLAEQNLDFVLSLSDRVYILERGEIRFEGMPGEVRGNSDLIERYLTV from the coding sequence ATGCTGCTTGAAGTTGACACAATCCGCACATCCTACGGTATTTCCGAAGTGCTCTTCGGCCTGTCATTTCATGTCGCCGAAGGGGAAGTTGTCGGCCTTTTGGGCCGAAACGGAGTCGGTAAGAGCACGACGATGCGATCAATCGTCGGGCTGACACCGCCCCATGCAGGCGAAATACGCTGGCGAGGGAAGCGAATAGACGGGCGCCCCACCTATGACATCGCCCGCAACGGGGTTGGCTTCGTACCGGAAGACCGCCGCATCTTTCCCGAACTGACGGTTTGGGAGAATCTCGACATAGCCCGACGGGCAAGTGCCAGCGGAGAGGGCTGGACGGAAGCTAAAGTCTTTGCACTGTTTCCTGATCTGGAACGCATTCAAGGCCGCAAGGGTGGATTTTTAAGCGGCGGACAGCAGCAGATGCTTGCCATTGCCCGGGCGCTGCTCGGAAATCCCGAGCTGTTGCTTTTGGACGAGCCGTCTGAGGGACTGGCTCCCCTGGTTGTTGCCGACTTACGGGACCAGATTGCAACCCTGAAAGAGCAGGGGCTTTCGGTGGTGCTCGCCGAGCAAAACCTGGACTTCGTCCTGTCACTGAGTGACCGGGTCTACATCCTTGAAAGAGGCGAAATCCGCTTTGAGGGCATGCCCGGGGAAGTCCGCGGCAATAGCGACTTGATTGAACGGTACTTGACCGTCTGA
- a CDS encoding OsmC family protein, producing the protein MAHTMPDSFPIEIDGMAISAAKTELTARQHTIVIDEPPERGGTDIAATPLEHMLSSFLACTNVITQFVAVQKRLKIRGMSMSLVGHFDTRGVFEKASVRCPFPTIEMKVEIQSDMSLDELHDLKAAVARRCPVSVILREAGCQIEDVWQLMPST; encoded by the coding sequence ATGGCCCACACGATGCCGGACAGCTTTCCCATAGAAATTGATGGCATGGCGATTTCAGCCGCCAAGACAGAGCTGACGGCGCGTCAGCATACGATTGTCATCGATGAGCCTCCTGAGCGAGGCGGCACTGACATTGCCGCAACACCCCTGGAGCATATGCTGTCCTCGTTTTTGGCCTGCACCAATGTCATCACTCAGTTTGTGGCCGTTCAAAAGCGCTTGAAAATCAGAGGTATGTCGATGTCGCTGGTGGGCCATTTCGATACGCGCGGCGTGTTTGAGAAAGCCAGTGTCCGTTGTCCATTCCCGACCATCGAGATGAAGGTCGAGATACAGAGCGATATGAGCCTCGATGAACTTCATGATCTCAAGGCGGCTGTCGCCAGGAGATGCCCTGTCTCCGTGATCCTGAGGGAAGCCGGTTGCCAAATCGAGGATGTGTGGCAGCTTATGCCAAGCACGTGA
- a CDS encoding Crp/Fnr family transcriptional regulator: MEETWIDQFKGLGRLPAEIRTELEAGSRIVSVPAGTQIFAPGQSADNLLLLLDGIVRVQQRSETGREVFLYRVHAGESCVLTTACMLAFEDYSADGIAETNVRAVAIPRLTFDDLVAKSPIFREFVFTAYSRRITDLFTLIDDIVFQRMDVRLASRLLELADRDNVVHATHAVLATELGTAREVISRTLSEFHRRGWIEQFRGEVHLAGRSGLERLVKSSGVHA; the protein is encoded by the coding sequence ATGGAAGAAACATGGATTGATCAGTTCAAGGGACTTGGCAGGCTGCCTGCCGAAATCCGGACAGAACTCGAGGCGGGAAGCCGGATCGTGTCGGTGCCGGCCGGAACCCAGATCTTCGCTCCGGGCCAGTCGGCAGACAATCTGCTGCTCCTGCTGGACGGCATCGTGAGGGTGCAGCAAAGATCTGAAACCGGGCGCGAAGTCTTTCTCTACCGCGTACATGCCGGCGAAAGCTGTGTTCTGACCACCGCCTGCATGTTGGCATTTGAGGATTACTCCGCGGACGGGATTGCCGAGACGAACGTCAGGGCCGTCGCCATTCCGCGGCTCACCTTCGATGATCTGGTAGCAAAATCACCGATCTTCCGGGAGTTCGTATTTACCGCCTATTCGCGTCGGATCACCGATCTTTTTACCCTTATCGACGACATCGTGTTCCAGCGGATGGATGTACGCCTTGCCTCGCGCCTTCTGGAACTTGCCGACCGGGATAACGTGGTGCATGCCACGCACGCCGTCCTGGCAACCGAGCTCGGGACCGCCCGCGAGGTGATTTCCAGAACGCTGTCGGAGTTTCATCGCCGCGGATGGATCGAGCAATTCCGTGGAGAAGTGCACCTGGCCGGCCGTTCCGGACTTGAACGGCTGGTCAAGTCATCGGGTGTGCACGCTTGA
- a CDS encoding peroxiredoxin, with protein sequence MNTLAISPADTPHGLPSLNEPAPDFDALTTHGRKTLADYRGKWLILFSHPADFTPVCTTEFTAFANRAEEFAALDTELLGLSIDSHYAHIAWVRSIKETFGIEIPFPIIADLDMAVAQSFGMIQPGASDTQAVRATFVIDPEGILRAMVYYPMTNGRSVDEFIRLVQALQTSDMHKVATPENWQPGQDVIVPPPQTADAAETRMSEGYATKDWYFSTKAL encoded by the coding sequence ATGAATACGCTAGCGATATCCCCCGCAGACACGCCACATGGCCTGCCAAGCCTCAATGAACCCGCGCCGGATTTCGACGCGCTGACCACTCATGGCCGCAAGACACTTGCCGACTACCGCGGCAAATGGCTGATCCTCTTCTCGCATCCGGCCGACTTTACCCCGGTCTGCACAACGGAATTCACCGCATTTGCCAATCGGGCGGAAGAGTTTGCCGCACTCGACACGGAGCTGCTGGGCCTGTCCATAGACAGCCACTATGCGCATATCGCCTGGGTCCGCTCCATCAAGGAGACCTTCGGTATCGAAATCCCGTTCCCGATCATCGCGGATCTGGACATGGCCGTCGCACAATCTTTCGGCATGATCCAACCCGGTGCGTCGGACACACAAGCCGTGCGCGCGACGTTCGTGATCGATCCGGAAGGCATTCTGCGGGCCATGGTCTATTATCCAATGACCAACGGGCGATCGGTCGATGAATTCATCCGGCTTGTCCAGGCGTTGCAAACATCCGATATGCATAAGGTCGCAACGCCTGAGAATTGGCAGCCCGGCCAGGATGTCATCGTGCCCCCGCCGCAAACTGCCGACGCCGCCGAGACCCGGATGTCGGAAGGCTACGCGACCAAGGACTGGTATTTCTCGACCAAGGCTTTGTAA
- a CDS encoding LysR substrate-binding domain-containing protein has protein sequence MTTLRQLRFLVALDETQNFSRASELCHVTQSTLSTGLKELEERLGVRVAERTKQSVLMTQVGRDLAARARTILAEVQDFENRAQREQVAGATVVRLGTIPTVGPFLMPRTMPMLRRRFANTKFYLREELTDQLVEGLLEGRLDLLLIALPHPLPPQIETDVLFSDGYWLATPPDHPLGNYETVGANDLVDRQLLLLEKGHCLQRHALSSFSGINLDEDQSFSATSLSTLLAMVEEDLGMTLLPKLAVDAGITKGHMLHLGHVDGASPRQVALAWRRSSPSRALFKKIGAILKEARADLEKVATSD, from the coding sequence ATGACAACACTCCGCCAACTCCGTTTCCTGGTCGCCCTGGATGAAACGCAGAATTTCTCGCGGGCGTCCGAACTGTGCCACGTCACGCAATCCACATTGTCGACCGGGTTAAAGGAACTTGAAGAGCGATTGGGCGTCCGGGTGGCCGAGCGTACGAAACAAAGCGTCCTGATGACGCAGGTGGGCAGGGATCTCGCGGCCCGAGCCCGCACTATCCTTGCGGAGGTTCAGGATTTCGAAAACCGTGCGCAACGGGAACAGGTTGCCGGCGCCACAGTGGTTCGACTGGGCACAATTCCGACGGTCGGGCCGTTTTTAATGCCGCGCACCATGCCGATGCTGCGGCGCAGATTTGCCAACACAAAGTTCTATCTGCGTGAAGAGCTGACAGACCAGCTTGTTGAGGGGCTGCTCGAAGGACGGCTTGATCTGCTTTTAATCGCGCTACCGCACCCGTTGCCGCCGCAAATCGAAACGGATGTTCTGTTCTCTGACGGGTACTGGCTCGCCACGCCTCCGGATCACCCCTTGGGTAACTACGAAACTGTCGGCGCGAATGATCTGGTGGACCGGCAATTGCTGTTGCTTGAAAAGGGTCACTGCCTGCAAAGGCATGCGCTTTCAAGTTTTTCCGGCATCAACCTGGATGAGGATCAGAGTTTTTCAGCCACCAGTCTTTCGACGCTTCTGGCCATGGTCGAGGAAGACCTCGGCATGACGCTTCTGCCGAAACTGGCGGTCGATGCCGGCATCACAAAGGGCCATATGCTGCATCTCGGACATGTCGACGGGGCAAGTCCGCGACAGGTCGCGCTGGCGTGGAGAAGAAGCTCGCCAAGCAGGGCGCTTTTCAAAAAAATCGGCGCGATCCTCAAAGAGGCCCGCGCCGATCTGGAAAAGGTGGCAACGTCTGACTGA
- a CDS encoding DUF5368 domain-containing protein yields MKDLTFETLIAVFEEIFGSGLFWAMVAAAAAVTLGYLYVLVRDRAVSWKKFLFAQLSMPVGAVLAVWFVMVMTKSRLSDLGGPVDIILFIGIAVLGAIGMAIMVYTLESLLGSKRTKGAAET; encoded by the coding sequence ATGAAAGATCTCACATTCGAAACCCTCATCGCCGTCTTTGAAGAAATCTTCGGCAGCGGTCTGTTCTGGGCCATGGTTGCGGCCGCGGCAGCAGTGACGCTCGGATATCTCTACGTCCTCGTTCGCGACCGGGCGGTCAGCTGGAAGAAGTTCCTGTTTGCCCAACTGTCCATGCCGGTCGGTGCAGTTCTTGCCGTCTGGTTTGTAATGGTGATGACGAAGTCCCGGTTGTCCGATCTCGGCGGACCGGTCGATATCATCCTCTTTATTGGCATTGCCGTCCTTGGGGCCATCGGCATGGCGATCATGGTCTACACGCTGGAGTCGTTGCTGGGCTCAAAGCGGACCAAAGGCGCCGCTGAAACCTGA
- a CDS encoding NAD(P)/FAD-dependent oxidoreductase — MDRRQFLKTAAFGSAAATLVARHRTAKANPVRTSARIVIIGAGAAGTALANRLVHRLEGARITLIDPRRDHLYQPGLSLVATGLRPAGYVVSRTTDWLPDGVTLLPERVAAVDAETKTVSTESGETLGYDWLVVAPGLILDHDAIDGFSLDLVGENGIGALYAGPEYAARTWAAANRFTQDGGTALFTRPATEMKCAGAPLKHAFLIDDIARRAGNAGRVNMVYAAPQSTLFGVPIVAEKVRMLFRDRGIGTMMKRTLTAIDAGAKRATFATDTGTEVVDYDYIHVIPPQRAPEFVVQSGLAWADRWTDQGWVEADRQTLHHLRYPEIFALGDVAGVPKGKTAASVKWQVPVVEDHLVAAIEGREGTQTYDGYTSCPLITRIGRAMLVEFDYNNNLVPSFPGVIAPLEELWISWLMKEVALKATYNAMLRGRA; from the coding sequence ATGGACAGACGACAATTTCTGAAAACAGCAGCATTTGGCAGCGCGGCCGCAACGCTTGTCGCACGGCACAGAACTGCAAAGGCCAACCCGGTCCGGACATCTGCCCGGATCGTCATTATCGGCGCAGGCGCCGCCGGAACCGCTTTGGCAAACCGTCTGGTGCATCGTCTTGAAGGGGCACGGATCACGCTGATCGATCCCCGCCGGGACCATCTCTACCAGCCCGGTTTGTCACTGGTCGCGACGGGACTGAGACCGGCCGGCTATGTGGTTTCAAGAACCACGGACTGGTTGCCCGATGGCGTCACCTTGCTGCCCGAGCGCGTGGCTGCAGTCGATGCCGAAACCAAGACTGTTTCGACCGAGAGCGGTGAAACACTCGGTTATGACTGGCTCGTTGTCGCACCAGGACTGATCCTGGACCACGACGCCATTGACGGCTTCAGTCTTGACCTGGTCGGTGAGAACGGCATCGGCGCGCTTTACGCCGGCCCCGAATATGCCGCCCGGACATGGGCGGCTGCAAATCGCTTTACCCAGGACGGCGGCACAGCGCTTTTCACGCGCCCGGCGACCGAAATGAAATGCGCGGGCGCGCCGCTCAAACATGCATTCCTGATTGACGACATCGCCCGCCGGGCGGGCAATGCCGGTCGCGTAAACATGGTCTATGCAGCACCGCAATCGACACTCTTCGGGGTGCCGATCGTGGCCGAGAAAGTACGCATGCTGTTCCGGGACCGTGGCATCGGCACCATGATGAAGCGCACATTGACCGCAATCGACGCCGGTGCAAAACGCGCGACATTCGCAACCGACACGGGGACGGAAGTGGTCGACTACGACTACATCCACGTCATTCCACCGCAACGCGCGCCTGAGTTTGTGGTCCAGTCCGGGCTTGCCTGGGCAGACCGCTGGACCGACCAGGGCTGGGTCGAAGCGGACAGGCAGACCCTGCACCACCTTCGCTATCCCGAGATCTTCGCCCTGGGCGATGTCGCCGGCGTACCAAAGGGCAAAACAGCGGCAAGCGTCAAATGGCAGGTTCCGGTGGTCGAGGACCATCTCGTCGCCGCCATCGAAGGCCGGGAGGGCACACAGACCTATGACGGCTACACATCATGCCCGCTGATTACCCGCATCGGCCGCGCGATGCTGGTGGAGTTCGACTACAACAACAACCTCGTCCCGTCCTTCCCAGGCGTGATCGCCCCGCTCGAAGAACTGTGGATCAGTTGGCTGATGAAAGAGGTGGCGCTCAAAGCCACCTATAACGCCATGCTACGTGGCCGGGCATAA
- the cydX gene encoding cytochrome bd-I oxidase subunit CydX, which translates to MWYFAWLLGLPLAAIFAVMNAMWLELQRDRKLAEEDDEPSPAVLGE; encoded by the coding sequence ATGTGGTATTTCGCCTGGCTGCTTGGCCTTCCCCTTGCCGCGATCTTTGCCGTCATGAATGCAATGTGGCTCGAACTTCAGCGCGACCGCAAGCTCGCCGAAGAGGATGACGAACCGTCACCGGCGGTTTTGGGCGAATGA
- the cydB gene encoding cytochrome d ubiquinol oxidase subunit II: MILHDLISYDILRVIWWALLGVLLIGFALTDGFDMGVGALLPFVAKTDVERRIAINTVGPVWEGNQVWFILGGGAIFAAWPPLYAVSFSGFYLAMFVVLAALIVRPVAFKYRSKRDSMRWRNSWDWALFAGGAVPALLFGVAVGNVLLGVPFHLNDMLMSRYDGNFLIKFIGLLRPFALIAGIVSFSMLLMHGAAWLCLKSEGAVAARARSIGTIAGFVAMGGYALAGLWLATGVDGFAIVGEIVTDGPSNPLYSEVTHGGTWLTAYSERPWIAVAPGMGFLGMALAIRGLRAGREVSTLLWSKLGITGVISSVGLTMFPFILPSTVDPKSSLTVWDASSSHQTLFIMLVCTVIFMPLILAYTAWVYKVLWGKVTEADVTGNSDTVY; this comes from the coding sequence ATGATCCTCCACGACCTTATCAGCTACGATATCCTGCGCGTAATCTGGTGGGCACTCCTTGGGGTGCTGCTGATCGGCTTCGCTCTGACCGACGGCTTTGACATGGGTGTGGGCGCGCTCCTGCCTTTTGTCGCCAAGACGGATGTTGAACGGCGCATTGCGATCAATACGGTCGGACCCGTCTGGGAAGGCAACCAGGTCTGGTTCATCCTCGGCGGCGGTGCGATCTTTGCCGCCTGGCCACCGCTCTATGCCGTCAGTTTTTCCGGCTTCTACCTTGCCATGTTTGTCGTCCTTGCCGCCTTGATTGTGCGGCCCGTGGCCTTCAAGTACCGCTCAAAACGCGACAGCATGAGATGGCGCAACAGCTGGGACTGGGCTCTGTTCGCGGGCGGTGCCGTTCCGGCGCTGCTATTCGGAGTCGCGGTCGGCAACGTGCTTTTGGGCGTGCCCTTCCACCTCAATGACATGCTGATGTCGCGCTATGACGGCAACTTTCTGATCAAGTTCATCGGCTTGTTGCGGCCGTTTGCATTGATCGCCGGTATTGTGTCGTTTTCGATGCTGCTGATGCACGGTGCGGCATGGCTCTGCCTCAAGTCCGAAGGGGCCGTGGCCGCGCGCGCCCGCAGCATCGGCACCATCGCCGGGTTCGTCGCGATGGGCGGCTACGCCCTGGCCGGTCTGTGGTTGGCAACCGGTGTCGACGGGTTCGCCATTGTCGGTGAAATTGTCACAGATGGCCCGTCGAACCCGCTTTATTCCGAAGTGACGCACGGCGGAACCTGGCTTACGGCCTATTCCGAACGCCCATGGATTGCCGTCGCTCCGGGAATGGGGTTCCTGGGTATGGCGCTTGCCATTCGGGGTTTGCGCGCCGGCCGGGAGGTTTCAACGCTTCTGTGGTCAAAACTCGGCATCACCGGCGTCATATCGTCTGTCGGACTGACGATGTTCCCCTTCATCCTGCCGTCAACCGTCGATCCGAAAAGCTCGCTGACCGTCTGGGACGCATCGTCCTCGCACCAGACGCTGTTCATCATGCTGGTCTGCACGGTGATCTTTATGCCGCTGATCCTCGCCTACACCGCCTGGGTCTACAAAGTATTGTGGGGCAAGGTCACCGAGGCAGATGTCACCGGCAACTCCGACACCGTTTACTGA
- a CDS encoding cytochrome ubiquinol oxidase subunit I, giving the protein MELDVVELSRLQFAMTAMYHFLFVPLTLGLSVIVAIMETVYVMTGRPVWRQMTKFWGTLFGINFVLGVATGITMEFQFGMNWSYYSHYVGDIFGAPLAIEGLMAFFLEATFVGLFFFGWDKLSRVQHLVVTWLVAIGSNFSALWILIANGWMQNPVGAQFNPDTMRMEMTSFFDVLFNEVAQAKFVHTVSAGYVTAAIFVLGVSAWYLLKDRHVELARRSMTIAASFGLAAALSVVVLGDESGYSASHTQRMKLAAIEGMWDTHAAPAPFTVVGFPDQDARETHYAIEIPWAMGLIGTRSLTQEIPGIEELVEEGRARVERGIIAYDALQTIRDQRDATPAEVRATFEEHSADLGFAYLLLRYVDDPRNATLEQIAQAAEDTIPTVWPLFWAFRIMVGLGFAFIGVMAYFFYRSSFKRQTYPRWALWAAVFAIPTPWIAAELGWFVAEFGRQPWTVDGVLPTALSVSHLSVQDLLITLAGFMIFYTILFIVEMGLMLKYIRKGPFQDVAETDAWEARHEHRLRTHDGNGPFAPAGARAASAVDAGVPGPSATPAE; this is encoded by the coding sequence ATGGAGCTCGATGTCGTCGAACTGTCGCGTCTGCAATTCGCGATGACAGCCATGTACCATTTTCTTTTTGTGCCGCTGACGCTTGGCCTGTCGGTCATCGTTGCGATCATGGAGACCGTCTACGTCATGACCGGTCGACCGGTCTGGCGGCAAATGACAAAGTTCTGGGGCACGCTGTTCGGGATCAACTTCGTACTCGGTGTTGCCACCGGGATCACCATGGAATTCCAGTTCGGGATGAACTGGAGTTACTACAGCCACTATGTGGGCGACATCTTCGGCGCACCGCTTGCCATCGAAGGGTTGATGGCCTTCTTCCTCGAGGCGACCTTTGTCGGCCTCTTCTTCTTCGGATGGGACAAGCTGAGCCGTGTTCAGCACCTCGTCGTTACCTGGCTGGTGGCGATTGGCTCCAACTTCTCCGCGCTCTGGATCCTGATCGCGAACGGCTGGATGCAGAACCCGGTGGGCGCGCAATTCAATCCCGATACGATGCGCATGGAGATGACGTCGTTTTTCGACGTGCTCTTCAATGAGGTCGCACAGGCGAAATTCGTGCACACCGTATCGGCAGGCTATGTGACCGCCGCAATCTTCGTCCTTGGCGTTTCGGCCTGGTATCTTCTCAAGGACCGACACGTGGAGCTTGCCCGCCGGTCGATGACAATCGCGGCGTCGTTCGGATTGGCCGCTGCCCTCTCCGTGGTCGTTCTTGGCGACGAATCCGGCTATTCGGCCAGCCACACCCAACGCATGAAACTCGCAGCCATCGAGGGCATGTGGGACACCCACGCCGCGCCGGCACCCTTCACCGTGGTCGGCTTTCCGGATCAGGATGCACGCGAGACACATTACGCCATCGAAATCCCCTGGGCGATGGGCCTGATCGGAACCCGTTCGCTGACACAGGAAATTCCCGGTATTGAAGAGTTGGTGGAAGAAGGGCGTGCCCGCGTCGAACGCGGCATCATCGCCTACGACGCCCTTCAGACGATCCGCGATCAGCGCGATGCGACACCGGCAGAGGTTCGCGCGACATTTGAAGAGCATTCAGCCGATCTGGGCTTTGCCTATCTTCTGCTGCGCTATGTGGATGATCCGCGCAATGCGACGCTGGAGCAGATCGCACAGGCCGCCGAGGATACCATCCCGACCGTATGGCCGCTGTTCTGGGCCTTCCGGATCATGGTGGGTCTCGGCTTCGCCTTCATCGGCGTGATGGCCTATTTCTTCTACCGCTCATCATTCAAGAGGCAGACTTATCCGCGCTGGGCGCTCTGGGCTGCCGTCTTTGCAATTCCGACACCCTGGATTGCCGCTGAATTGGGTTGGTTCGTTGCTGAATTCGGCCGCCAGCCCTGGACCGTGGATGGTGTCCTGCCCACGGCTCTCTCGGTCAGCCACCTGAGTGTTCAGGACCTTCTGATCACCCTTGCGGGCTTCATGATCTTCTACACGATCCTCTTCATCGTCGAGATGGGCCTGATGCTGAAATACATTCGCAAGGGCCCCTTCCAGGACGTGGCTGAAACCGACGCCTGGGAAGCGCGTCACGAACATCGTCTGCGCACCCATGACGGGAACGGCCCCTTTGCACCGGCCGGTGCCCGCGCCGCCTCGGCGGTCGATGCCGGTGTCCCCGGGCCAAGCGCAACCCCTGCGGAGTAA
- a CDS encoding amino acid ABC transporter ATP-binding/permease protein: MKPVLRIVILLLNADRWAMARGAALSVVVLAMGAALLGLSGWFITATGLAGLAGIGIAFDVFRPSAGVRFLALGRAAARYGERLLTHDATLRALAVLRVVLLRGYAKGNAKELSGLRSEGALTRIISDVDALDGLILRLALPVSAALVTHGLVFLVLTWLIGWPVATIVLAGYVPVAALTLAFLVRRTIAPSAAAEEAGQLLRRGVIDTIRDREALILAAQLPRKESHLRALDEQARDAARSLDVAQRNAGFVFSLLVALVAMGAFLMGARLLGAGDIGPAKAVIGLFVSLTLAEALMPLLRGFCDLGRMVGAARRVVPQAANEPTASGKLHTAAGPLLAVERDDLKIELEAGQAVVVTGPSGVGKSTLLMQIAGLDDDRGIFIRGIPPSAWSEASLRKMLAVLPQRSALIAGTVRDNLSLAGDFTDDALLAALDTVHLAHDLHGRDGLDTQLGEAGAGLSGGQARRLALARILLKKPQILLLDEPTEGLDATIADSVLTGLRQALPDTLVVVAMHRGADHQVFDICVRLTS; encoded by the coding sequence ATGAAGCCGGTGCTCCGCATCGTGATCTTGCTTTTAAACGCTGACAGATGGGCGATGGCGCGGGGCGCGGCATTGTCTGTTGTCGTGTTGGCGATGGGGGCCGCGCTTCTCGGTCTGTCGGGCTGGTTCATCACCGCGACCGGTTTGGCCGGGCTGGCCGGGATTGGCATCGCCTTCGACGTGTTCCGCCCTTCTGCGGGCGTCAGGTTCCTTGCCCTGGGTCGCGCGGCAGCGCGCTACGGAGAGCGGTTGTTGACCCATGACGCGACGCTCCGGGCGTTGGCCGTGCTGCGCGTCGTGCTCTTGCGCGGATATGCAAAAGGCAATGCAAAAGAGTTGTCGGGACTGCGTAGCGAGGGCGCGCTGACCCGGATTATCTCCGACGTAGACGCATTGGACGGTCTGATCCTGAGACTGGCGCTGCCGGTTTCGGCCGCCCTCGTGACACATGGCCTGGTCTTTTTGGTGCTCACATGGCTGATTGGCTGGCCCGTCGCAACAATCGTCCTTGCCGGCTATGTGCCCGTGGCGGCTTTGACACTTGCCTTTCTTGTGCGCCGGACCATTGCGCCGTCGGCCGCTGCAGAAGAGGCCGGTCAGCTCCTGCGCCGCGGTGTCATAGACACGATCCGGGATCGCGAGGCGCTGATCCTGGCCGCGCAACTTCCGCGCAAGGAAAGCCATCTGCGCGCGCTTGATGAACAGGCACGGGATGCGGCACGAAGCCTGGACGTGGCGCAACGAAACGCCGGCTTTGTGTTTTCCCTTCTGGTGGCGCTGGTCGCCATGGGCGCATTTCTGATGGGCGCCCGATTGCTCGGGGCCGGCGATATCGGACCGGCGAAAGCGGTTATCGGGCTGTTTGTCTCCCTGACGCTTGCCGAGGCCCTTATGCCTCTCCTGCGAGGGTTCTGCGACCTTGGCCGTATGGTTGGCGCGGCACGGCGTGTGGTCCCGCAGGCAGCCAATGAGCCAACGGCTTCAGGCAAGCTGCATACCGCCGCCGGGCCGCTGCTAGCGGTGGAGAGGGACGATCTCAAGATCGAACTGGAAGCGGGTCAGGCGGTTGTCGTGACCGGGCCGTCGGGTGTTGGCAAATCCACCTTGTTGATGCAGATCGCCGGTCTTGACGACGACCGTGGCATTTTCATCAGGGGAATACCGCCAAGCGCATGGTCCGAGGCATCCTTGCGAAAAATGCTCGCTGTCCTGCCTCAGCGCAGCGCGCTGATCGCCGGCACCGTCCGTGACAACTTGTCACTCGCAGGCGATTTCACCGACGACGCATTATTGGCGGCCCTCGATACCGTCCATCTGGCACACGACCTTCACGGCCGCGATGGCCTGGACACACAGCTTGGCGAAGCCGGAGCGGGCTTGTCGGGGGGACAGGCGCGACGGCTGGCATTGGCCCGTATCCTGTTGAAAAAGCCCCAGATTTTGCTACTGGACGAACCAACTGAAGGTCTCGACGCAACCATCGCGGATTCCGTTTTGACCGGGTTACGGCAAGCGCTTCCGGACACGCTTGTCGTGGTCGCCATGCATCGTGGTGCGGATCATCAGGTCTTCGATATCTGCGTCCGACTGACATCATGA